One window of Saccharopolyspora phatthalungensis genomic DNA carries:
- a CDS encoding sarcosine oxidase subunit beta family protein, producing MAPPRPVLPEPPPRLWRNPDPKRHYEVVIVGSGGHGLATAYYLARNHGIRDVAVLERGWLAGGNMARNTTIIRSNYLFDESAALYNHALNLWEQLPAELEYDFLFSQRGVLNLAHTEQEVRDSRRRVFANQLNGVDAEWVEPAEIAQLCPILNVSSDTRYPVLGATLQRRGGIAKHDHVAWAFARRADELGVDLIQGCEVTGFETDGDRVTGVQTSLGPIGAGKVALAAAGRTTLLTDTLGLRLPLQSHPLQALVSELLEPVHPCVIMSNHVHVYCSQAHKGELVLGAGIDAYNGYGQRGSVHVIERQMAAALELFPIFARAHVIRTWAGTVDVTPDASPIIGATPFENLFLNCGWGTGGFKATPGVGWVYAHTIATGRPHPLNEPYGLDRFATGALIDEHGAAAVAH from the coding sequence CGGCCTGGCGACGGCTTACTACCTGGCGCGCAACCACGGCATCCGCGATGTCGCGGTGCTTGAGCGCGGCTGGCTGGCCGGCGGCAACATGGCCCGCAACACCACGATCATCCGCTCCAACTACCTCTTCGACGAGAGCGCGGCGCTCTACAACCACGCGCTGAACCTCTGGGAGCAGCTGCCCGCCGAGCTGGAGTACGACTTCCTGTTCAGCCAGCGCGGCGTGCTCAACCTCGCACACACCGAACAAGAGGTGCGCGACTCCCGGCGGCGGGTGTTCGCCAACCAGCTCAACGGGGTCGACGCGGAGTGGGTGGAGCCCGCCGAGATCGCGCAGCTGTGCCCGATCCTGAACGTCTCCAGCGACACCCGGTACCCGGTGCTGGGCGCGACCCTGCAGCGGCGGGGCGGGATCGCCAAGCACGACCACGTGGCGTGGGCCTTCGCTCGCAGGGCCGACGAGCTGGGCGTGGACCTCATCCAGGGTTGCGAGGTAACGGGATTCGAGACCGACGGCGATCGGGTGACCGGGGTGCAGACCTCGCTTGGCCCGATCGGCGCGGGCAAGGTCGCGCTCGCGGCGGCCGGGCGGACGACGCTGTTGACCGACACGCTCGGGCTGCGGCTGCCGCTGCAGAGCCACCCGCTGCAGGCCCTCGTGTCGGAGCTGCTCGAACCGGTCCACCCGTGCGTGATCATGTCCAACCACGTGCACGTCTACTGCAGCCAGGCGCACAAGGGCGAACTGGTGCTAGGTGCGGGCATCGACGCTTACAACGGCTACGGCCAGCGCGGTTCGGTGCACGTGATCGAACGCCAGATGGCCGCGGCGCTGGAGTTGTTCCCGATCTTCGCGCGGGCGCACGTCATCCGGACCTGGGCGGGCACGGTGGACGTCACGCCGGACGCCTCGCCGATCATCGGCGCCACGCCGTTCGAGAACCTGTTCCTCAACTGCGGCTGGGGAACCGGCGGTTTCAAGGCCACCCCGGGAGTCGGCTGGGTGTACGCGCACACCATCGCCACCGGGCGACCGCACCCGCTCAACGAGCCCTACGGACTCGACCGGTTCGCCACCGGAGCACTGATCGACGAACACGGCGCCGCCGCCGTTGCCCACTGA
- a CDS encoding 2Fe-2S iron-sulfur cluster-binding protein produces the protein MTRLATGGRIDRTRTLRFTFDGIEFAGHPGDTLASALLANGRIEVGPSIYRDRPRGIVTADCTEPNALVQVLNGRPEPLVPATQLELYDGLQVASLSGVGWLGNAPDPTIYDKKYVHADVVVVGAGPAGIAAALAAGRSGARVILVEQGRELGGSLLDGGEHIDGRAAGEWISRAAREFVDLPEMRVLTRATAVGHYDHNYLLIAERRGSRQRLWHVRAQRVVLATGAHERPMVFADNDRPGIMLASAVRSYLKRFAVLPGQETIVATASDSAYLTAFDLAAAGGHVRAVVDTRPEPPQRLVEQARSLGAQVFTGSAVIGTTGDRRISSARIAEIDSEGLLAGRPVDLDCDLLAVCGGWNPAVHLFSQAGGAVRWDQLVAAFVPAQKPGLPKVIGAARGTYDLAGCLAQGLAAGAEAATASGFRVAAPPVPPVTGDRPVAQPRPLWLVPAESGDPAQWTEHFVDLQRDSTVADVWRAIGAGMRSVEHVKRYTTIGTGSDQGKTSAVNAIGVIADALQAETPGEVGTTTFRPPYTPVSFALLAGRDRGELHDPVRTTPMHSWHVAHGAEFENVGQWKRPWYYPRPGEDMAAAVRRECLAARTGVAMMDATTLGKIEIVGPDAPEFLNRIYTNAFAKLPVGKARYGVMCTPDGMVFDDGVSMRLAADRYLMTTTTGNAAVVLEWLEEWLQTEWPHLAVHCTSVTEQWATVAVVGPDSREVVARLAPDLDVSAEAFGFLEFREAVLGNGIPARICRISFSGELAFEINVAAWYGLAVWEAVHEAGQDFGITPYGTETMHVLRAEKGFVIVGQDTDGTVTPYDLGMDWVVSKRKDFVGKRSFARPDTARDDRKQLVGLLPVDPAELLPEGAHLVELGVRWEPPVPMLGHVTSSYRSAILDRTFAMALVRNGRQRIGEVLHVPVDGRSIPVEVTEPVFYDVEGARRDGR, from the coding sequence ATGACACGCCTCGCCACGGGCGGTCGCATCGACCGCACCCGAACGCTGCGGTTCACCTTCGACGGCATCGAGTTCGCCGGGCATCCCGGCGACACCCTCGCCTCGGCGCTGCTGGCCAACGGCCGGATCGAGGTCGGCCCGTCGATCTACCGGGACCGGCCGCGCGGCATCGTCACGGCCGACTGCACCGAGCCGAACGCGCTGGTGCAGGTGCTCAACGGCCGCCCGGAGCCACTGGTGCCCGCGACGCAACTGGAGCTCTATGACGGCCTGCAGGTCGCGAGCCTTTCCGGCGTCGGTTGGCTGGGCAACGCGCCGGATCCCACTATCTACGACAAGAAGTACGTGCACGCCGACGTGGTGGTGGTCGGCGCCGGTCCCGCCGGGATCGCCGCCGCGCTGGCCGCCGGGCGCAGCGGTGCGCGGGTGATCCTGGTCGAGCAGGGCCGGGAGCTCGGCGGGTCGCTGCTGGACGGCGGCGAGCACATCGACGGTCGAGCCGCGGGCGAGTGGATCTCCCGCGCGGCAAGGGAATTCGTCGACCTTCCGGAGATGCGGGTGCTGACCCGCGCCACCGCGGTGGGCCACTACGACCACAATTACCTGCTCATCGCCGAGCGTCGCGGCAGCCGCCAGCGGCTGTGGCACGTGCGGGCCCAGCGGGTGGTGCTGGCCACCGGCGCACACGAGCGGCCGATGGTCTTCGCCGACAACGATCGGCCCGGCATCATGCTCGCCTCGGCCGTGCGCAGCTACCTCAAGCGGTTCGCGGTGCTGCCGGGCCAAGAAACCATCGTCGCCACCGCGTCCGACAGCGCTTATCTGACGGCGTTCGACCTGGCCGCCGCGGGCGGCCACGTCCGCGCGGTCGTCGACACCCGGCCGGAACCGCCGCAGCGGCTCGTCGAGCAGGCCCGATCCCTGGGCGCCCAGGTGTTCACCGGCTCGGCCGTCATCGGCACGACCGGGGACCGGCGGATCTCGTCCGCGCGGATCGCCGAGATCGACAGCGAGGGACTGCTCGCCGGTCGCCCGGTGGACCTCGACTGCGACCTGCTGGCGGTCTGCGGCGGCTGGAACCCCGCTGTGCACCTGTTCAGCCAGGCCGGCGGCGCGGTGCGCTGGGACCAGCTGGTGGCCGCCTTCGTGCCGGCGCAGAAACCCGGGCTGCCCAAGGTGATCGGGGCCGCGCGCGGCACCTACGACCTCGCCGGTTGCCTCGCCCAGGGCCTGGCGGCCGGGGCCGAGGCGGCGACCGCGAGCGGCTTCCGGGTCGCCGCGCCTCCCGTTCCGCCGGTGACCGGCGACCGGCCGGTCGCCCAGCCGCGCCCGCTGTGGCTGGTCCCGGCGGAATCCGGCGACCCGGCACAGTGGACGGAACATTTCGTCGACCTGCAACGGGATTCCACCGTGGCCGACGTATGGCGCGCGATCGGTGCCGGGATGCGTTCGGTCGAGCACGTCAAGCGCTACACCACCATCGGCACCGGCAGCGACCAGGGCAAGACCTCCGCGGTGAACGCCATCGGTGTGATTGCAGACGCGCTGCAGGCCGAAACTCCGGGCGAGGTGGGCACCACGACCTTCCGGCCGCCCTACACGCCGGTGTCCTTCGCGCTGCTTGCCGGGCGCGACCGGGGCGAGCTGCACGACCCGGTGCGGACCACCCCGATGCACTCCTGGCACGTGGCCCACGGCGCGGAGTTCGAGAACGTCGGCCAGTGGAAGCGGCCCTGGTACTACCCGCGCCCCGGCGAGGACATGGCCGCCGCGGTGCGGCGGGAATGCCTGGCGGCGCGCACCGGGGTCGCGATGATGGACGCCACCACGCTCGGCAAGATCGAGATCGTCGGCCCGGACGCGCCGGAGTTCCTGAACCGGATCTACACCAACGCCTTCGCCAAGCTCCCGGTCGGCAAGGCCCGCTACGGCGTGATGTGCACCCCCGACGGGATGGTCTTCGATGACGGCGTCTCCATGCGGCTGGCCGCGGATCGCTACCTGATGACCACCACGACCGGTAACGCCGCGGTGGTGCTCGAATGGCTGGAGGAGTGGCTGCAAACCGAGTGGCCGCACCTGGCGGTGCACTGCACCTCGGTGACCGAGCAGTGGGCCACGGTGGCCGTGGTGGGGCCGGACTCGCGGGAGGTGGTGGCCCGCCTGGCGCCGGACCTGGACGTCTCGGCCGAGGCGTTCGGGTTCCTGGAGTTCCGGGAAGCCGTGCTGGGCAACGGGATCCCGGCCCGGATCTGCCGGATCTCGTTCTCCGGCGAGCTCGCCTTCGAGATCAACGTCGCCGCCTGGTACGGCCTGGCGGTGTGGGAGGCGGTGCACGAGGCCGGGCAGGACTTCGGCATCACGCCCTACGGCACCGAAACCATGCACGTGCTGCGGGCGGAGAAGGGTTTCGTGATCGTCGGGCAGGACACCGACGGGACCGTCACCCCGTACGACCTGGGCATGGACTGGGTGGTGTCCAAGCGCAAGGACTTCGTCGGCAAGCGCTCGTTCGCCCGCCCGGACACCGCGCGCGACGACCGCAAGCAGTTGGTCGGGCTGCTGCCGGTGGATCCGGCCGAGCTGCTTCCGGAGGGCGCGCACCTGGTTGAGCTGGGGGTGCGGTGGGAGCCGCCGGTGCCGATGCTCGGGCACGTCACCTCCAGCTACCGCAGCGCGATCCTGGACCGGACCTTCGCGATGGCGCTGGTCCGCAACGGTCGGCAGCGCATCGGCGAGGTGCTGCACGTGCCGGTCGACGGCCGGTCGATCCCGGTCGAAGTGACCGAGCCCGTTTTCTACGACGTGGAAGGAGCCCGCCGTGACGGTCGCTAG
- a CDS encoding sarcosine oxidase subunit gamma encodes MTVASPADPRVGTLSLRRSPLAHRAAELAAHGVDGPRGVRLAEEPFLTQVNLRVHPGSPAVARIEHALDLALPHHEPNLVSGDENGAALWLGPDEWLLVAPDGKAAELVTATRDALSDSLGSTVDVSANRTTLRLSGPMAREVLEKVCSLDLHPRSFTPGRCAQTLVGRTQAVLWQLDPKPCYRLLVRNSFANYLTDLLLDAMQEFTTR; translated from the coding sequence GTGACGGTCGCTAGTCCGGCCGACCCCCGGGTCGGCACCCTGTCCCTGCGCCGCAGTCCGCTGGCGCACCGCGCGGCGGAGCTCGCTGCGCACGGCGTCGACGGGCCGCGCGGTGTCCGGCTGGCCGAGGAGCCCTTCCTGACCCAGGTGAACCTCCGGGTGCACCCGGGGAGCCCGGCGGTGGCGCGCATCGAGCACGCGCTGGACCTGGCGCTGCCGCACCACGAGCCAAACCTGGTCTCGGGCGACGAGAACGGCGCCGCCCTCTGGCTGGGCCCGGACGAATGGCTCCTGGTGGCCCCGGACGGCAAAGCGGCGGAGCTGGTCACGGCGACCCGCGACGCCCTGTCGGATTCTTTGGGCTCCACAGTGGACGTATCGGCGAACCGCACCACCCTGCGCCTGTCGGGGCCGATGGCCCGCGAGGTGCTGGAGAAGGTCTGCTCGCTGGACCTCCACCCGCGGTCGTTCACCCCGGGGCGCTGCGCCCAAACCCTCGTGGGGCGAACGCAAGCGGTCTTGTGGCAACTGGATCCGAAACCCTGCTACCGGCTCCTGGTCCGCAACTCCTTCGCCAACTACCTCACCGATCTCCTCCTGGACGCCATGCAGGAGTTCACCACCCGCTGA
- a CDS encoding sarcosine oxidase subunit delta, with protein MLLIHCPWCGDRDETEFHYGGQAHVDYPENTADVDDVAWSEYLFVRDNPRGLFHERWTHTAGCRRWFNVVRDTTTNEMHPETAGKVAP; from the coding sequence ATGCTGCTCATTCATTGCCCCTGGTGCGGCGATCGGGACGAGACCGAGTTCCACTACGGCGGTCAGGCCCACGTCGACTATCCGGAGAACACCGCCGACGTCGACGACGTCGCCTGGTCCGAGTACCTGTTCGTGCGCGACAACCCGCGCGGGTTGTTCCACGAGCGCTGGACGCACACCGCAGGCTGCCGCCGCTGGTTCAACGTCGTCCGCGACACCACTACCAACGAGATGCACCCGGAGACGGCCGGAAAGGTGGCGCCATGA
- a CDS encoding NAD(P)/FAD-dependent oxidoreductase: MNTVAVVGSSVAGWRAAQELREQGFDGRLVIVGAESHRPYDRPPLSKEFLAGTLQPEELALGSEQEEADLAAEWRLGSPAARLDAKRGVVVLADGSEIRADGVVLATGSTRLSLPGIADAPGGHRLRTLDDALALRAEIRAGARVVVVGGGLIGAEIASTCRSLGAEVTLVDAQHLPLARTLGIELAPLCFAQHEDYGVRVRCGTPAARVLTDDRVTGVELADGRVIPADSVVVEVGAVPATQWLRGSGLKIRDGVVTDSGCVTSLPNVVAVGDIARYQPAHRSHTVRSDHWSTAMNQPPVAVRNLLAGRTVASYTGVPHFWSQQYGSTLQFAGYAGPKDKITVVDGSLKARRFVATYQRAGRTIALCAMNSPKQFAVHRRRLITSLSAPAPTIPHRR; this comes from the coding sequence ATGAACACGGTCGCCGTGGTCGGCTCCTCGGTGGCGGGTTGGCGGGCCGCGCAGGAGCTGCGCGAACAGGGCTTCGACGGCCGCTTGGTGATCGTGGGGGCGGAATCGCACCGCCCCTACGACCGGCCGCCGCTGTCCAAGGAGTTCCTGGCCGGCACGCTGCAGCCGGAGGAGCTCGCGCTGGGCAGCGAGCAGGAGGAAGCCGACCTCGCCGCGGAGTGGCGATTAGGCAGCCCGGCGGCGCGGCTGGACGCCAAGCGCGGTGTGGTGGTGCTCGCGGACGGCAGCGAGATCCGGGCCGACGGCGTAGTGCTGGCCACCGGGTCGACGCGGCTGAGCCTGCCGGGCATCGCGGACGCACCGGGCGGCCACCGGCTGCGGACCCTCGACGACGCGCTTGCGCTGCGCGCCGAGATCCGCGCCGGGGCTCGGGTGGTGGTCGTGGGCGGCGGGCTGATCGGCGCCGAGATCGCCTCCACCTGCCGGTCCCTCGGTGCCGAGGTGACGCTGGTCGACGCCCAGCACCTGCCGCTCGCGCGGACCCTAGGCATCGAACTGGCGCCGCTGTGCTTCGCGCAGCACGAGGACTACGGGGTGCGGGTGCGGTGCGGGACACCGGCCGCGCGAGTGCTCACCGACGATCGGGTCACCGGCGTGGAGCTCGCCGACGGCCGGGTGATCCCGGCCGATTCGGTGGTCGTCGAGGTCGGCGCGGTGCCCGCCACGCAGTGGTTGCGCGGTTCCGGGCTCAAGATCCGCGACGGGGTCGTGACCGACTCGGGATGCGTGACTTCGCTGCCCAACGTGGTCGCGGTCGGCGACATCGCCCGGTACCAGCCGGCGCACCGATCGCACACGGTGCGCAGTGACCACTGGTCGACGGCGATGAACCAGCCGCCGGTGGCGGTGCGCAACCTGCTCGCCGGGCGAACCGTCGCCAGCTACACCGGAGTGCCGCACTTCTGGTCCCAGCAGTACGGTTCGACGCTGCAGTTCGCCGGGTACGCGGGGCCGAAGGACAAGATCACCGTCGTGGACGGCTCGCTGAAGGCCCGCCGTTTCGTCGCGACCTACCAGCGCGCCGGCCGAACGATCGCGCTGTGCGCGATGAACAGTCCCAAGCAGTTCGCGGTCCACCGCCGCCGCCTGATCACGTCCCTGTCGGCCCCGGCACCCACGATCCCGCACCGCCGCTGA